Proteins encoded by one window of Arachis hypogaea cultivar Tifrunner chromosome 1, arahy.Tifrunner.gnm2.J5K5, whole genome shotgun sequence:
- the LOC112701672 gene encoding uncharacterized protein yields MESSSSASKIYASFFICILFISSLTPTLACGYCGNNPPKKHNPNKKPKTPVIVTPPGGILPPGILPPGIVPPIVNPPVTVPPVTVPPVTVPPVTVPGVTNPPSTGGGGKKQPCPSPKTPAQATCPIDTLKLGACVDLLGGLVHVGVGDPAVNQCCPVLQGLVELEAAACLCTTLKVKLLNLNIYVPLALQLLVACGKTPPPGYTCSL; encoded by the coding sequence ATGGagtcttcttcttcagcctctaaGATCTATGCTTCCTTCTTCATTTGCATTCTCTTCATCTCTTCCCTCACTCCCACCCTCGCATGTGGCTACTGCGGTAATAATCCCCCCAAGAAGCACAACCCTAATAAGAAGCCCAAGACACCCGTCATTGTCACACCACCCGGCGGCATTCTTCCTCCCGGTATCCTTCCTCCCGGTATTGTTCCACCAATAGTCAACCCACCGGTCACCGTTCCGCCCGTCACAGTTCCTCCTGTCACTGTTCCTCCGGTGACCGTTCCGGGAGTGACAAACCCGCCGAGCACAGGAGGAGGAGGGAAGAAGCAGCCGTGCCCGTCGCCGAAGACGCCGGCGCAGGCAACGTGTCCGATAGACACGCTGAAGCTGGGGGCGTGCGTGGATCTGCTGGGAGGGTTGGTGCACGTTGGAGTGGGAGACCCGGCGGTGAACCAGTGCTGCCCGGTGCTTCAAGGGCTGGTGGAGCTTGAAGCGGCGGCGTGCCTCTGCACGACGCTAAAGGTGAAGCTTCTGAATCTCAACATATACGTGCCTCTCGCTCTTCAGCTTCTTGTTGCATGCGGCAAGACTCCTCCTCCTGGTTACACTTGCTCCTTGTAA
- the LOC112701664 gene encoding vesicle-associated membrane protein 711, producing MGILYAMVARGEVVLSEFSATPTNANAVAKQILNKINNQQGATINCDSNVSFSHDRYVFHVKRTDGLTVLCMADDAFGRRIPFEFLEDIHQRFVKTYARAILSAPAYAMNDEFSRVLSQQMDYYSTDPNADRLNRLKGEMSQVRTVMINNIEKVLERGGRLEVLVEKTSAMNNNTVRFRRQSRRYQNNLWWSNLRLRVTFIMIFFIVIYIVLAFFCHGPLLMSCWR from the exons ATGGGGATACTATATGCGATGGTGGCGAGGGGGGAGGTGGTTCTGTCGGAGTTCAGCGCCACTCCCACGAATGCAAATGCCGTAGCCAAGCAGATACTCAACAAGATCAACAATCAACAAGGCGCCACCATCAATTGCGACAGCAACGTCTCTTTCTCCCACGATCGCTATGTCTTTCACGTCAAGAGGACCGACGGCCTCACTGTTCTTTGCATGGCCGACGATGCTTTCGGAA GGAGGATCCCGTTTGAATTTCTTGAAGACATTCATCAGAGATTCGTGAAGACATACGCGAGAGCGATTCTGTCAGCTCCGGCGTATGCCATGAACGATGAATTCTCGAGGGTGTTGAGCCAACAGATGGATTATTACTCCACTGACCCTAACGCTGACAGGTTGAACCGTCTCAAAGGTGAAATGTCTCAG GTTCGAACGGTAATGATTAACAACATTGAGAAAGTGTTGGAGAGAGGTGGGAGATTGGAAGTGTTGGTTGAGAAGACATCAGCAATGAACAACAATACTGTTCGTTTCAGAAGACAATCCCGCCGTTACCAGAATAATCTCTGGTGGAGTAATCTTAGGCTCAG GGTTACATTTATTATGATTTTCTTCATCGTCATTTACATTGTACTGGCCTTTTTCTGCCACGGTCCATTGTTGATGTCATGCTGGAGATAA
- the LOC112701682 gene encoding uncharacterized protein yields the protein MEARDSSTSPSSTAANRDASSVTDADDAVFTVTVALSKDAALHFQSGKFAECVDVLNQLLQKKQDDPKVLHNIAITEFFRDGCSDPKKLLEVLNGIKRKSDELALASGEQGESVNNVGNKVVLGSRSHQFSGASSTNTMYADEFDSSVAMLNIAMIWFHLHDYAKTLSVLEPLFQNIEPIDETTALHICLLLLDASLACHDASKSADVLTYLEKAFGVSTMSQGDNGNSAQQQSANTMTKSTPVAINAPAAEASSSDLGSGANVSENHLSRALSEDTLDYEAMMLDMGGPNLSRPMGPTSNDLSRALADRFSTIDLKLKLQLYKVRFLLLTRNLKLAKREVKLAMNIARGRDSSMALLLKSQLEYARGNHRKAIKLLMASSNRTDPAFSSIFNNNIGCIYHQLGKYQTSSLFFSKALNNCSSLRKDQPSKLATFSQDNSLIIYNCGVQYLVSGKPLLAARCFQKASLVFYKQPLLWLRISECCLMALEKGLIGSSRVSSENLEVGVCVVGTGKWRQLILGDHFPVGGDMGSSERDDCPSDDGRLKLSMTLARQCLLNALYLLDSSITNFVKSDLPSNSSVEETDTSEVLSSKNSNLKNLHGIDGKAFSVAVGLGQVNSNGDTKEQKGGAGQELVQNSLSYYEEVCRREHQLVKQAVLANLAYVELELDNPVKALAVAKSLLELPECSRIYVFLGHVYAAEALCLLNRPKEAAEHLSFYLSGGNNVELPFSQEDSEKWRVERTVEIEDLNGGSTAAKNLSSEQTQSIVFLKPEEARASIYANFAAMAAMQGEFEKASLLVTQALSILPNSPEATLTAVYVDLLLGKPQEALARLKRCSRIRFLPSGIKLNKSS from the exons ATGGAGGCTCGAGATTCGTCCACTTCGCCGTCCTCCACCGCCGCCAACCGTGACGCCTCCTCCGTCACAGATGCCGACGATGCCGTCTTCACTGTCACCGTCGCCCTCTCCAAGGATGCTGCCTTGCATTTTCAGTCTGGCAAGTTCGCTGAATGCGTCGACGTCTTGAACCAGCTCTTGCAGAAGAAGCAAGACGATCCCAAG GTACTTCATAATATTGCAATCACGGAATTCTTCCGTGATGGATGTTCAGACCCCAAAAAGTTGCTTGAAGTACTTAATGGCATCAAG AGAAAAAGTGACGAGCTTGCCCTGGCTTCTGGTGAACAAGGGGAATCAGTTAACAATGTTGGAAATAAAGTTGTTTTGGGATCCAGATCACATCAGTTTTCAGGTGCAAGTAGCACCAATACGATGTATGCAGATGAATTCGACTCTTCTGTGGCAATGCTAAATATT GCCATGATCTGGTTCCATCTCCATGACTATGCAAAGACATTATCAGTTTTGGAACCCCTCTTTCAAAATATTGAACCCATAGATGAG ACAACAGCTCTACATATTTGCCTTCTGCTGCTTGATGCTAGCCTTGCTTGCCATGATGCATCAAAATCAGCT GACGTGTTGACTTATCTGGAAAAGGCATTTGGTGTTAGCACCATGAGTCAAGGTGACAATGGGAACTCTGCACAGCAGCAATCTGCAAATACAATGACAAAGTCTACACCTGTTGCCATTAATGCACCTGCTGCTGAAGCATCCAGTTCAGATTTGGGGTCAGGTGCTAATGTCTCTGAAAATCATCTATCCAGAGCTCTATCTGAAGATACACTTGATTACGAAGCCATGATGTTGGATATGGGTGGACCAAATTTATCAAGGCCGATGGGTCCAACTTCAAATGATCTTTCAAGGGCTTTGGCTGATAGGTTTTCTACTATTGATTTAAAGCTCAAGTTGCAACTTTACAAGGTTCGGTTTCTGCTGCTGACTAGGAACTTGAAGCTAGCAAAACGTGAAGTCAAGCTAGCAATGAACATTGCACGTGGAAGAGATTCATCCATGGCTCTTCTTTTGAAATCTCAACTTGAATATGCTCGTGGTAACCACCGCAAAGCAATAAAGCTATTGATGGCATCAAGTAATCGGACAGACCCAGCATTTTCTAGCATTTTCAACAACAATATTGGGTGCATATATCATCAGCTTGGCAAATATCAGACGTCCTCATTATTCTTTTCAAAGGCATTAAATAATTGTTCATCCCTGCGGAAGGACCAACCCTCAAAGCTAGCCACTTTTTCCCAGGATAATTCTCTTATCATTTACAATTGCGGTGTGCAGTACTTGGTCAGCGGGAAGCCACTACTTGCTGCTCGCTGTTTCCAAAAGGCAAGTTTGGTGTTTTACAAACAGCCTCTCTTGTGGCTCCGGATCTCAGAATGCTGTCTGATGGCTTTAGAAAAAGGCCTAATTGGATCAAGTCGGGTTTCTTCAGAGAACTTGGAAGTTGGAGTTTGTGTTGTAGGGACGGGAAAATGGAGGCAACTTATTTTGGGAGACCACTTTCCAGTTGGCGGAGATATGGGTTCATCTGAAAGGGACGATTGTCCTAGTGATGATGGACGGCTGAAGTTATCAATGACTCTTGCTCGGCAGTGCCTCTTGAATGCTCTGTACTTGCTGGACTCCAGTATTACAAATTTCGTGAAGTCTGATTTGCCATCGAATTCTTCTGTGGAGGAAACTGATACAAGTGAAGTGTTGTCTTCAAAGAATTCAAATCTTAAGAATTTACATGGCATCGATGGAAAGGCGTTTTCAGTAGCAGTAGGTTTAGGTCAGGTTAATTCAAATGGGGACACAAAAGAACAAAAGGGAGGAGCTGGTCAGGAACTCGTGCAGAACTCCCTTTCCTATTATGAAGAAGTTTGTAGAAGAGAACATCAACTGGTTAAGCAAGCTGTTCTTGCTAATCTGGCGTATGTGGAGCTGGAATTGGACAACCCAGTGAAGGCACTGGCAGTTGCAAAATCTCTCCTAGAACTACCAGAATGTTCCAGAATTTATGTCTTTCTTGGGCATGTTTATGCAGCTGAGGCTCTCTGTTTGCTGAATAGACCAAAGGAAGCTGCCGAACACTTGTCATTTTATTTGTCTGGGGGAAACAATGTTGAATTACCTTTCAGTCAAGAGGACTCTGAGAAATGGCGAGTGGAGAGGACGGTTGAAATTGAAGATTTAAATGGAGGGTCCACAGCAGCGAAGAATTTGTCTTCTGAGCAGACACAAAGTATTGTTTTCCTCAAGCCAGAGGAAGCGCGGGCATCCATTTATGCAAACTTTGCAGCAATGGCTGCAATGCAGGGTGAATTTGAGAAAGCCAGTTTGTTGGTTACGCAGGCATTATCCATACTCCCAAACTCCCCAGAAGCCACACTCACTGCAGTTTATGTGGATCTCTTGCTTGGTAAGCCACAGGAAGCCCTAGCCAGATTAAAACGATGTAGCCGCATTAGGTTCCTTCCTAGtggaataaaattgaataaatctTCTTGA
- the LOC112701653 gene encoding uncharacterized protein isoform X1, whose translation MSWLFKSNPPDPEIHSHGGSASAVKDDISLIFRGVANFLAPPPSSSSSSSAADSSSSPPSQALTGIRNDLEEISGSFKNSLSLLSSNRAVTGISKLASQLLQLEPDHKRQGDDGGDGDAVPGTTEEVVRFVKEISTRPDCWTEFPLPFHHADFSMSNSQREHALAIEQLVPEFVALRVNLCSYMNVEKFWMIYFLLILPRLNQHDFELLSTPKIVEARDVLLLKLEEKKDSEAGVCEKQRTASDTNEDGRDGIVRETISSEPSEIVTEFTNAEKVLEVDEISSTTENWLEDKDIDVTSLASSHAKLQHEEDVSFSDLDDDKSYSSDRISGHREAQDRRGSSPDGSSDWVQLHEGSSRGGGWHKAIHSKGKDSEDESNDWLTVDEFN comes from the exons atgtcTTGGTTGTTCAAGTCCAATCCACCTGATCCTGAAATTCACAGCCACGGCGGAAGCGCCTCCGCCGTCAAGGACGATATCTCCCTTATTTTTCGCGGCGTTGCTAACTTCCTTGCTCCACCGccgtcttcctcttcctcctcttccgcCGCTGATTCCTCGTCTTCGCCACCGTCGCAGGCTCTCACCGGAATCCGGAACGACCTGGAGGAGATCAGCGGTAGCTTCAAGAACTCTCTATCGCTTCTCTCGTCCAACAGAGCCGTCACGGGGATCTCCAAACTCGCCTCTCAGCTGTTGCAGCTGGAGCCCGACCACAAACGGCAAGGTGACGATGGCGGCGACGGCGATGCGGTGCCTGGTACGACGGAGGAGGTTGTTCGTTTCGTCAAGGAAATTTCCACGCGACCTGATTGTTGGACTGAATTCCCCTTGCCATTCCATCACG CAGATTTCAGCATGTCCAATTCTCAGAGAGAACATGCTTTGGCTATAGAACAGTTGGTGCCTGAATTTGTTGCACTTAGAGTGAACCTCTGCAGTTACATGAATGTGGAAAAGTTTTGGATGATCTATTTTTTGTTAATACTTCCGAGATTAAACCAGCATGATTTTGAGCTCCTGTCAACCCCCAAG ATTGTTGAAGCAAGAGATGTCCTATTGCTGAAACTTGAAGAGAAGAAAGATTCGGAGGCTGGAGTGTGTGAAAAACAAAGGACTGCATCAGATACAAATGAAGATGGTAGGGATGGCATTGTAAGAGAGACTATTTCATCTGAGCCAAGTGAGATAGTGACCGAGTTTACAAATGCAGAAAAGGTTTTAGAAGTTGATGAGATCAGTAGTACTACTGAAAACTGGTTGGAAGACAAAGACATCGATGTTACTTCGTTGGCTTCTTCTCATGCAAAACTTCAACATGAAGAAGATGTCTCGTTCAGTGACCTAGACGATGATAAAAGTTATAGCTCTGATAGAATATCAGGGCATAGGGAGGCACAAGATAGAAGGGGCTCATCCCCTGATGGTTCAAGTGACTGGGTTCAGCTGCATGAAGGTTCTTCGAGAGGTGGTGGCTGGCACAAGGCCATTCATTCAAAAGGTAAGGATTCGGAAGATGAATCAAATGATTGGCTCACCGTTGATGAGTTCAATTAG
- the LOC112701653 gene encoding uncharacterized protein isoform X2 — protein MSWLFKSNPPDPEIHSHGGSASAVKDDISLIFRGVANFLAPPPSSSSSSSAADSSSSPPSQALTGIRNDLEEISGSFKNSLSLLSSNRAVTGISKLASQLLQLEPDHKRQGDDGGDGDAVPGTTEEVVRFVKEISTRPDCWTEFPLPFHHDFSMSNSQREHALAIEQLVPEFVALRVNLCSYMNVEKFWMIYFLLILPRLNQHDFELLSTPKIVEARDVLLLKLEEKKDSEAGVCEKQRTASDTNEDGRDGIVRETISSEPSEIVTEFTNAEKVLEVDEISSTTENWLEDKDIDVTSLASSHAKLQHEEDVSFSDLDDDKSYSSDRISGHREAQDRRGSSPDGSSDWVQLHEGSSRGGGWHKAIHSKGKDSEDESNDWLTVDEFN, from the exons atgtcTTGGTTGTTCAAGTCCAATCCACCTGATCCTGAAATTCACAGCCACGGCGGAAGCGCCTCCGCCGTCAAGGACGATATCTCCCTTATTTTTCGCGGCGTTGCTAACTTCCTTGCTCCACCGccgtcttcctcttcctcctcttccgcCGCTGATTCCTCGTCTTCGCCACCGTCGCAGGCTCTCACCGGAATCCGGAACGACCTGGAGGAGATCAGCGGTAGCTTCAAGAACTCTCTATCGCTTCTCTCGTCCAACAGAGCCGTCACGGGGATCTCCAAACTCGCCTCTCAGCTGTTGCAGCTGGAGCCCGACCACAAACGGCAAGGTGACGATGGCGGCGACGGCGATGCGGTGCCTGGTACGACGGAGGAGGTTGTTCGTTTCGTCAAGGAAATTTCCACGCGACCTGATTGTTGGACTGAATTCCCCTTGCCATTCCATCACG ATTTCAGCATGTCCAATTCTCAGAGAGAACATGCTTTGGCTATAGAACAGTTGGTGCCTGAATTTGTTGCACTTAGAGTGAACCTCTGCAGTTACATGAATGTGGAAAAGTTTTGGATGATCTATTTTTTGTTAATACTTCCGAGATTAAACCAGCATGATTTTGAGCTCCTGTCAACCCCCAAG ATTGTTGAAGCAAGAGATGTCCTATTGCTGAAACTTGAAGAGAAGAAAGATTCGGAGGCTGGAGTGTGTGAAAAACAAAGGACTGCATCAGATACAAATGAAGATGGTAGGGATGGCATTGTAAGAGAGACTATTTCATCTGAGCCAAGTGAGATAGTGACCGAGTTTACAAATGCAGAAAAGGTTTTAGAAGTTGATGAGATCAGTAGTACTACTGAAAACTGGTTGGAAGACAAAGACATCGATGTTACTTCGTTGGCTTCTTCTCATGCAAAACTTCAACATGAAGAAGATGTCTCGTTCAGTGACCTAGACGATGATAAAAGTTATAGCTCTGATAGAATATCAGGGCATAGGGAGGCACAAGATAGAAGGGGCTCATCCCCTGATGGTTCAAGTGACTGGGTTCAGCTGCATGAAGGTTCTTCGAGAGGTGGTGGCTGGCACAAGGCCATTCATTCAAAAGGTAAGGATTCGGAAGATGAATCAAATGATTGGCTCACCGTTGATGAGTTCAATTAG